In Drechmeria coniospora strain ARSEF 6962 chromosome 03, whole genome shotgun sequence, the DNA window CACTCAGGCTTATACGAAGCCATGACTgtttgtacttgcttacctCTCCCTTCATGCGCATGCCGGCAACGCGCCCCACGAGGGCCTACCGTCGACCCTTGGCGCCTATGCGGTTCATATTGATACACACGACCACCCTTTCCGCGGTCCGGCGGCCATCATTCAGCTCGGACGAACAGGCCAGGCAGGGTTCGAGGGCGAGCGGGGGCCATGCGGGAACGTGCCTGCGCGCCGGGGAGCCTTTCTCCGAGGCAAGACTGGGAaaactgtactgtataatATTAGTTGTCTGTTTACATAACTCGAGGCGCCGAGAATGAATGCATTGCTATTTTTGTCCCCTACCGCATGCCTTACTTAGCACCAACCCGGCCACGACGCGCACGCACCGGCCAACACGCCGTGCAGCACCGGCGCACGCGCAGCCCAGTGCGGGCAACCGCCGTGATTCCAAGTCCATCGCGGGTGCGAGCGCTGCAAGTAGGTGCGCGTGGgggttggtggtggtgatgcgTGCTGGACCCGCACTCGGCACAGGCGCAGCACCGCGCCCAAGTAAACAGCGCTGGTCGGTGGTTGCTGGTGGGTGCTAGTGGTGCTCGCTAGGCCGCTGGCGACCTAGCACCCACGCGCTAGGCacgctgtacggagcattaccGTACAGTGCCACGTGTGCTGTAATTTCTCCGCGCAATGCACCACCCAACGTTGCGGGTCCTCTGTGCAGTCGCTGTCAACCGCCGGCAAAGGTGACGATTCAATCTTGGCAGCGCCACTATTGATGCTACAAGGAACCGGCACTCTCTGCCACCCCACCGTACCGGTAACCGTCGCAtctcgtacttgtgccgtTGGCGCCGCAGCGACGAGCATCTGGAGTGCTAATTAGGTGCCGGAATTGCATGTGGGTTTGGTCCTGTAGGTGATTGATTTCGTCCACCACGACGTAGTACCGGCTCTCACTGGCCGGCATCACGTGGTGGGGGTACTGCGTGATTCTCGTCAGGTCGGGCGCCGTGGCTCAGCGCGGCACCGCTGTGATTCCACGCCCACCAGCTGTGCTCgctgggtggtggtgatggttgCCCGGCCACGGGTTTCGTGCAGACACTTGCACCTCGCATGAGGATCCGCACGGAGCGGACGGCTGGCGCTTCATTCAGGCGCTGCAGCCACAAGCATCCACCGTAATTCCAAGCCCACCACGACGTAGGGGCCGATTGGAGGGAGATGTAAGTGTCGGGGTGATGTAGGTGTCGGGGTGATGTAGGTGTCGGGGTGATGTAGGTGTCGGGGTGATGTAGGCGTTGATTGGAGGGTGACGTTAGGTGTCGACTGGGGGGGGATGCAAGTAGCTGTCGATTGGAGGGTGATGGAGGTATCTAAACGTTATAGAGCAGATTGATCTGTATATTCATGGGTCATGTAGGCGTTGATTGGAGGGTGATGGAGGTAACTAAACGTTGTAGATCAGATGGATCTTCATGTTCATGGGTAATGTAGGCGTTGATTGGAGGGTGATGGAGGTATCTAAACGTTATAGAGCAGATGGATCTGTATATTCATGGGTCATGTAGGCGTTGATTGGAGGGTGATGGAGGTAACTAAACGTTATAGAGCAGATGGATCTATATATTCATGGGTCATGTAGGCGTTGATTGGAGGGTCATGTAGGTATCGACTAGAGGGTGCTGCAAGTAGGTGCCGATTAGAGGGGTGATGTAGGTCTTGATTGGAGGGTGATGAAAGTAGGTGTCGATTGGAGGGTAATGCAGGTGTCGATCGGAGGGCAATGCAGATGTCGATTGGAGGGAATGCAGTCGATTGGAGGGTGATGTAGGTGTTGTTTGGAGGTAATGCAACAGGTGTCGATTGGAGGTAATGCAGTCGATTGGAGGGTGATGTACTGTATATGTTGATTGGAGGTAATGCAAGTAGATGTCGATTGGAGGGTGATGTAGGTGTTGATTCGAGGTAATGCAGTCGATTGGAGGGTGATGTAGGTGTTGATTCGAGATGCAAGCAGGTGTCGATTGGAGGGCGATGTAGGTGTTGATTGGAGGGTGGTGGTAGGTGTCGATTAGAGCTGTAACCATTGTAGCTGCGTGATTTAATGCAGCGACAGGTGTAGGCAAAAATGTTGATTTTCACCATGTACTTTTATTGTACGTATACGGTGAAAATTCTCAATAGCTTACGTTATTGTTCGGACTATGTCTTCAATTGATGTAGGCGTCGATTGGAGGGCGATGTAGGTGTTGATTGGAGGGCGATGTAGGTGTTGATTGGAGGGTGATGTAGGTGTTGATTGGAGGGTGATGTAGGTGTTGATTGGAGGTCGATGTAGGTGTTGATTGGAGGGTGATGCAAGTAGGTGTCGATTGGAGGGTAATGTAGGTGTCGATTGGAGGGTAATGCAGATGTCGACTGGAGGGTGATGGATGTCGATTGGAGGGTGATTTAGGTGTTGATTGGAGGGTGATTTAGGTGTCGATTTGGAGGGCTGATGTACGTGTTGATTGGATGGTGATGCAAGTAGGTGTCGATTGGAGGGTGACGCAGGTGTCGACTGGAGGGTGATGTAGATGTCGATTGGAGGGTGATTTAAGTAGATATCGAGTGGTGGGTGATGTAGGTGTTGATTAGAGGGTGGTGCAAATAGGTGTCGATTAGAGGGTGGTGCATATGTCGATTGGAGGGTGATGGATGTCGATTGGAGGGTGTTGGATGTCGATTGGAGGGTAATGTAGATGTCGATTGGAGGGTGATGGATGTCGATTGGAAGGTGATGGATGTCGATTGGAGGGTGATGGATGTCGATTGGAGGGTGATGCAGATGTCGATTGGAGGGTGATGCAGGTGTCGATTGGAGAGTAATATATGTCGATTGGAGGGTGATGTAGGTGTCGATTAGAGGGGGTGGTGCAGCTGTCGAGCGCCCAGTACCTCTTGCGCTGGAGGTGATGTGTCGAGCGCAAAGTGCCTGAAGACGCCTGGCGCTGGAGATGCTGCCGCTCCAGTACAGGCCCTGCTTACAGCGCCGGAGATGGCGGAACAGGCACCAACGGACCAAGACACAATCTACACGACACTATCGCCGTCAAAGTACCCACGGTGCCAACGTGCAGGCCCGGAAGACTTTGCCATGTTAGCGTCGGATGAGGCCGGAATCTAGGCCTCTGCTGCAACCCCTGCAACCACAAGTCTTCCAGTATAATACCAATGGGCTGTCTCGCCAGGCCACCACATCAGGTGCTGCTTAGTGCGATGCCCCTAAGCGATGCCAGGTCCTCCAGACGCTGGTACTTGCGGTGCTGCGGCTCCAGTACGGGCATCTGTCGCAACACCTGTTCGTGGTGATGCTTGCTGGGCCGCCGCGAGTAAGCACTGCAAGTTCCTGTGCATCGGGCAATGCCATGCCATGACTGACAGAGCACAAGCACCTGCAGTCAGCGGCCCATTCAGTGCGGCGGCTATTAATTCAGGTATCCAGCTGTTATTATGCCACTTCCAGGTCCACGCAGCAAGGTGGATGccaaaaatgtcgattcactttgtcGTGGTAGCGCCGCCAAGACTGCGCCGTTGAATTTGTCTGGCAACGGTACCTGCTAGTTGCTAGCGGTGCTTGCTAGGCAACTTAGAGCACATaccgagtgcttgtactccgtgcttccCGTACAGTGCGCGGCAGTCTCGGCACGCTGCCTGGTGGATACTTGGTTCGGTGGCAACACCAACCCGTTCTTGCCATGCCTCTTCTCtccttcatcatcatcgaaCTCCGTCGAAGCTCGCATCGACCGAGCCTTGACCTCCCGCGGCCTCATGCATCTCCGTCGAACCTCGCATCGACCGATCCTTGACCTCCCGCGGCCTCATCAAGCTCCGTTGAACCTCGCATCGACCTAGCATCGACCGAGCCTTGATCTCCCGCGCCGTCATCCAGCTCCGTCGAACCTCGCATCGACCTCTCCTTGACCTCGCATCGACCTCGTATCGACCTCGTATCGACCTCTCCTTGACCTCCCGCGGCCTCATACAGCTCCGTCGAACCTTGCATCGACCGAGCCTTGACCTCCCGCGGCCTCATCGAGCTCCGTCGAACCTCGCATCGACCGAGCCTTGACCTCCCGCGGCCTCATCGAGCTCCGTCGAACCTCGCATCGACCGAGCCTTGATCTCCCGCGGCCTCATCGAGCTCCGTCGAACCTCGCATCGACCTCGCATCGACCTCGCCTTGATCTCCCGCGGCCTCATCCAGCTCCGTCGAACCTCGCATCGACCGAGCCTTGACCTCTGGCGGCCTCATACAGCTCCATCGAACCTCGCAGCTTGACCTCCCGCGGCCTCATCGAGCTCCGTCGAACCTCGCATCGACCGAGCCTTGACCTCCCGTGCCCTCCCGTTCCCTCCCGTGCCCTCCCGTGCCCTCCCGTGCCCTCCCGTGCCCTCATCTAGCTTCGTCGAACCTCACATCGACCTCGCATCGACCTCGCATCGACCTCCCGTGCTCTCCCGTGTCCtcccggcctcgccgccggcgcaccATGACATCATGACCGCCACCCTCCACCTCACCGTTCGCTTCTCCACGTCGATCCccgacctcgagctcgacatcCCGTCCccgcagacgacgacggtcctCTCCCTCAAGGCCCTCCTGCGCGGCAGCCTCGCCACGCGCAACCGCCTACGCCTCATCCACCAGGGCCGCATCCTGCCCGACTCGtcggccctcggcgccgtcctcaaGCCGCTCGCCCCTCCGCCGGCCCctttgtcgacggcggcgagggatcGCAGGGGCGGCGCCCAAGGCGACGGCAGaggcaagggcaaggccgccgtcgacgcaccgccgccgcgcgtCTACGTCAACTGCTCGATAGGAGATGAGCTCTCGCAggaggagctcgccgccgaggaggccgccgccgccgacccgccagactcgacggccggccacgccgacgccgccggcctgtcGAGGgcccgccgcggccacggctcctcgtcgggcctcgcctcggccaccacccgccctcgcccccgcGGCTTCGACCGTCTCCTGCAGGCCGGCTTCTCCACCTCGGAGATCTCGACGCTGCGCACCCAGTTTGAGTCCATCCACACGGAGCGTTTCGCCCCCgactcgctgccgtcgcccgaCACGCTGCGTCGGCTCGAGGACGCCTGGATAGACACCAACGCCGGCGAGCTGCCTTCCGTCTCCGCCAGCGGTGCCGCgcccgccgaggacgacatgAGCGCCATGTCCACGGTGCTCGACATCCTCATTCGCGGCATGATGATCGGCTTCTTCTTCCCCCTCGGCAGCGTCACCTGGCTTCTGCGGCAGGGCCTCTGGGGCGAAAAGTGGCAGATCTTTGTCGgctccggcgtcgtcctgaGCTTgatcgtcggcatcgtcatgggAATTCCCGGCGATCGGTGACGGCGACCGCGGCGGGTTCATCGTGCGAGCTCGAAACCGCCGGAGCGCCTCGGCCATTGTGTCGCCGAAACGAAACCCCTTCCGAGCGCGCCTTCCGATCCGTTCGCGAGACCACCGACATGTCCAAGGCGGTACCCGCGGCGGTGTGCCGCTTCGGTTTCCACGCTTCCGCAAACCAccgccatcggcatcgtcccAGAGGCCGGAGCAGGCAGCCCGTCGCGGAGCAAACTCACCTCACGTTGATGCCGAACGGAGACATGATTCGACCATGTTTCGAAACCGAGCTCGCGCCCGACCCGTCACGGGCGAGCCGCGTCCGAGACATCCTCCCATGGAGGGCCCTCGACAAAGGGCCGGCCCCGCGTGAAACTACGCCGTGTACGTACAAGAGCATCTGTACTCGTAGCGAGCCTGGTAAGGAGAGCGTGGCATGCATGAAAATGTTTCAAATGGTGCACCATGTACACTTGGCCTGTGATTCTCTTGACAAGCCGTCAACTTTGGCCATCGGCATCCACGGTCCATCAAAATAGGACGGCGCGCACGGTAAGCGTCATCCCCCGCTCCAAACTCCCATCTGGCTGGCACTGGTATAAGCAAACCGCCTCCCTTCTAGACTCCCATTCAAAGCACAAGCACCCCCGAAGCCGCTCGTCACCCGCGGCCTACAGGTACAGGCTCTGCGCCGCCACAATGTCCCTCCGTATCTTGCTCAGACTCTCCTCAAACTTCTTGGTCAGGTCCTCGTTGCCCATGACCTTGGCTGCCTGGGCCATTTGCCGCAGAAGCTCCTCGAGCCGGCGGAAGAGCCGGATGAGGGACCCCTCGTACGTGTTCGTCATTTTGCTAGGAGCCGTCAGCCTGCCTCTCGCCACGCGCGCGTCGAGGCGGAGCACTCACCAGATTTCGGCAAACGACCGTCCCTGAGCCCAGGTGTAGACCGTCTCCATCAGCTGCCACTTCAGGCTCGCCAcgtactcgtcctcgttcaCGTCCAGCTTGCACTCCTGGCTGATCTTGGCGACGATGCGCGCCTTGGCCAGGATCTCGCGGTACGGCTTCTGCAGGTCTTCCTTGAGCGCCTGCGTCTCGACCTTTTCGTCAAAGATGAAGCAGCtcaggatggcggcgatgcttTCCGGCGTCATCTCGTTGAAGAAGCGGTCGAAGAGGAGCTCcgacagcagcagctcgTGCCCTTCGGTCGACGAGATCTCGCACGCGACGCGCGCCTTGAGCTGCaccacctcggcgtcgttgaTGAACCCGAGACGGCGCAGCACTCGCTTCCGGGACTTGAGCTCGTCCATCTGCGCGATGCTGTGCGCCTTGGCGATCGtcttcttcttggccttgatcTGCTCCCCGACCCGCACCTTGGCGTGGTATTGCTCCCACAGTGACGGCAGGAGGGGTGACAGGTGAAGCGGGTTGGCCAGCAGTCGGGACTCGAGCACCTCTATCTTGCGCATCAGCTTCTTGAACGATTCGTCCGTGATCTCCATGTTTTCGATCGGATCCAGGATGGGAAGCCCGTCGGGGAATCGGCGCTTGACCTCGGCGAGCGACTTTTGCGCCGTGTCCCTGTCCTCCCTACGCTTCAGGCCCTCCTTGGGCATGAATATCCGGATCTGGCTGATGGCCTTGATGCAGGTGAGCAGGCAGGGGACCGTCTCGTGAatgacgtcctcgtcggcgcccgccgGCACGATCCCTTGCTGTATTTCCTCGGCCGGGTGCGCCGACGAAACCGtgacgctcgacgccgacaggGGAAGCAGGACGTTGATGACGTGCGACTCCTGCGCAATGGCCTCCGGCTCGCCGAGCTTGGGGCTTCTTCGCTTCTCCTGACTGACGATGACGCCCCAGCCAAAGTCCAGGCCGCCCGACACGCTGTCGGCCGACTCCTTGGGGTTGTAGATCTGCACCAGCCGCCCCGGCTGGAGGTAGCCCAGGCTGTACTGCGGATGCTGGATGACGGCTCGCATGTCCTTCGTGTACGTGTTGAGCTGCTGTCGGATCTGATAGTAGTCCTTGACGGTGGCCTCGTCCGGGATCGACAGCCCGTCGCGCTCCCGCTGCAAGGCCACGAGTTCGTTTTCCAGGCTCGGCACGCTGGCTGCCGTTTGGAACTGGTGGAAGCATCTCTCCAGCATGTACTCTGGCGAGATGGCCTCGATGCGGAGGAGGTTGAGAATCATGTTGTAGCCGAGGTAGAATGCCGAATTCAGGTTGTCCTGCTGGCCCGTGACAATCTCCTTGGCGACGTCCGGCTCCAGCTTGTCGTCCACCATCATCAGCACGAGACCTCTTGCGTCCAggccacgtcggccggctcgaccgGCCATCTGGATGTACTCCGAACACGTGATGGGCCGTCGCTTCACGCCGTCCCATTTCGTGACCTGCGTGAAGACGACCGTCTTCGCCGGCATGTTGAGGCCGATGGAGAAGGTTTCCGTCGCGAACAGGACCTTGATGAGCGATTCCTGGAAGAGGATCTCGATCGTCTCCTTGAGGATCGGCAGCAGTCCCGAGTGGTGAACGCCGACGCCCTTCATCAGCAGAGGCAAGATGTGAGCAATCTGAGGCAGCTCGCGATCCTGCTCCGACAAGCTCTCGATGGCGCTTTCAAAGACCTTCTTGACCATGGCGcgctccgagtcgtcgtTGAAGTCGAGGCCCGAGACCTTGAGCGCGAGGTTCTCCACCTCCCGCTTGCTGAAGTTGAAGACGATGACGGGGTTGAACTTGCGCTTGACCGTCATCTTGATGATCTTGTAGATGTCGgagccctcgtcggcgccgcctttGTTGGTCTTCTTGttcttgcccttgcccttcATCTTCGCGTTGGCGTCGTTCGACTCGGCGCCCTTCCtgtcctcgacctccttcATGATCTGGTTAAAGTTGTGCTCGTTGAAGTTGCCCTTCTCGTCCACCACCATGGACGCTCCTTTTCCGCCGCAGGGGTAAAAGTAATTCTGCAGCGGCGTCGGTCGGAAGTCGGTGTAGACGACGTGGCAGGCTTGGTGGTGAATCTTGGCGATCCATTCGGCAAACTGAAAGGCGTTGGGGATGGTGGCTGAGAGGAAGACGTATCGGACCTTGTCGGGAAGCATGATGATGGTTTCCTCCCACACGACACCTCGCGTCTTGTCTCGCATGTAGTGAATCTCGTCGAAGACGACCCAGGCAACTTCTCGCATGATCTCGGAGCCGCGGTACAGCATGGAGCGCAGAATCTCCGTCGTCATGACCAGACAGCTGGCAGTCGGGTTGATGGTCACATCTCCCGTCATGAGGCCAACGTCGCCGAAAATGGCATCAAAATCTCGGAATTTCTGGTTGCTCAATGCCTTGATTGGGCTCGTGTAGATGACCCTCTGGTTGCGCTTGAGGCACTGCGCGATCGCATACTCGGCGACGACCGTCTTTCCGGCACTCGTGTGGGCCGATACCAGAACGCTCTCGTCACGCTCAATCGACGCAACGGACAAACTCTGGAAAGGATCGAGCTTGAAGTTCCAGGTCCTTGCGGGCTCCTCGGGCGCTTTGTGCTCTGACAAGGGAACGTAATCGTAGTCCAGGTCAGGGGGAAGTGCGACCTGATGCTGGATGTTGTGGGACAGGACGAGCGAGGACTCTTGGGGCAACAAGGTCGTCGCTCCCGCTACCTCTCGTGACTGAGCCGTCTCGAAGGTATCGGTTAGAACTGGTGCCACATCCCCCTCTCTTTTCCGACGCTTCTTTTCCTGCTGGCTGGGTGTTTCTGAGCCATGCCTGTCAGACTCATCGCCCTTTGGGCTCTCGTCGCTTTCATCGGCTTCCACGGCAGCTGTCGGTTTGGCCTCATCCTTGGTCACATCCTCGGTCGCCGCACCATTCATAGCTTCGTCGACTTTTCTCTTTTTGCCCGTCTTGCTTTTCCTCTCGCGGGTTCGGTTCGGTTGTGGTacctgctcgtcgtcatcttcaCTCTGCGGGCCAGGCTTGCCCTCGAAGATATCAAACATTTCATCCATTTTGGCGATCCGGAGCTGTGCTCGAAGGCTTCAAAGACTGAAAGAACTCAAAATGGCATAGAGGTACGATTTTCGAGAATCCTCCGGATAAATGGCAGGACAGGAGACGAGTGCGATGCTGCGAAAGGAAAACCAAACTCAGCCAAGTTGCCGTGATGGCTGGATCCCGGATGCAGCGAGATTTCTCTCAAGTCTTCAGCGTAGCCAAAAAAAAGTTGGCGGATCCCCCAGCAATGGGGCAGAAAAGGA includes these proteins:
- a CDS encoding ATP-dependent RNA helicase DOB1; translation: MDEMFDIFEGKPGPQSEDDDEQVPQPNRTRERKSKTGKKRKVDEAMNGAATEDVTKDEAKPTAAVEADESDESPKGDESDRHGSETPSQQEKKRRKREGDVAPVLTDTFETAQSREVAGATTLLPQESSLVLSHNIQHQVALPPDLDYDYVPLSEHKAPEEPARTWNFKLDPFQSLSVASIERDESVLVSAHTSAGKTVVAEYAIAQCLKRNQRVIYTSPIKALSNQKFRDFDAIFGDVGLMTGDVTINPTASCLVMTTEILRSMLYRGSEIMREVAWVVFDEIHYMRDKTRGVVWEETIIMLPDKVRYVFLSATIPNAFQFAEWIAKIHHQACHVVYTDFRPTPLQNYFYPCGGKGASMVVDEKGNFNEHNFNQIMKEVEDRKGAESNDANAKMKGKGKNKKTNKGGADEGSDIYKIIKMTVKRKFNPVIVFNFSKREVENLALKVSGLDFNDDSERAMVKKVFESAIESLSEQDRELPQIAHILPLLMKGVGVHHSGLLPILKETIEILFQESLIKVLFATETFSIGLNMPAKTVVFTQVTKWDGVKRRPITCSEYIQMAGRAGRRGLDARGLVLMMVDDKLEPDVAKEIVTGQQDNLNSAFYLGYNMILNLLRIEAISPEYMLERCFHQFQTAASVPSLENELVALQRERDGLSIPDEATVKDYYQIRQQLNTYTKDMRAVIQHPQYSLGYLQPGRLVQIYNPKESADSVSGGLDFGWGVIVSQEKRRSPKLGEPEAIAQESHVINVLLPLSASSVTVSSAHPAEEIQQGIVPAGADEDVIHETVPCLLTCIKAISQIRIFMPKEGLKRREDRDTAQKSLAEVKRRFPDGLPILDPIENMEITDESFKKLMRKIEVLESRLLANPLHLSPLLPSLWEQYHAKVRVGEQIKAKKKTIAKAHSIAQMDELKSRKRVLRRLGFINDAEVVQLKARVACEISSTEGHELLLSELLFDRFFNEMTPESIAAILSCFIFDEKVETQALKEDLQKPYREILAKARIVAKISQECKLDVNEDEYVASLKWQLMETVYTWAQGRSFAEICKMTNTYEGSLIRLFRRLEELLRQMAQAAKVMGNEDLTKKFEESLSKIRRDIVAAQSLYL